A single region of the Canis lupus dingo isolate Sandy chromosome 38, ASM325472v2, whole genome shotgun sequence genome encodes:
- the KISS1 gene encoding metastasis-suppressor KiSS-1, producing the protein MNSLVSWQLMLLLCATSFRETLEKVAPMETPGPAGMHFLGRGWEGAHELLENEGYHIFQSEASLLICKLFIWFDIFNKHLRPYYIQRGRDRQGARKSSKAECPANTAGLFPTSTLFASKREVMPQKRYFRSLWRTLETEAMLKERGASGLTVRARMLLRVVGWCGAWGPVPSWSRRAGKGWSRLPEPCPGAASPQPLRGSPLGQRLGAQALPAPWERSPPCAPQRHLMPARRGADLPAYNWNVFGLRYGRRRAATPGLRGGTPSPRLRVPVGWGLGLRS; encoded by the exons ATGAACTCCCTGGTTTCTTGGCAGCTAATGCTTCTCCTCTGTGCCACTTCCTTCAGGGAGACATTAGAAAAGGTGGCACCCATGGAGACTCCTGGACCTGCAGGTATGCATTTTctggggagaggatgggagggagcACATGAGTTGTTAGAAAATGAGGGTTACCATATTTTTCAAAGTGAGGCTAGTCTGTTGAT CTGCAAGCTTTTCATCTGGTTTGacatatttaataagcatttgaGGCCCTACTACATTCAG agagGCCGGGACAGGCAAGGAGCCAGGAAGAGCAGTAAAGCTGAGTGTCCAGCAAATACTGCAGGCTTATTTCCAACCTCTACCCTGTTCGCCTCCAAGAGGGAAGTCATGCCACAGAAAAGATATTTCAGATCATTGTGGAGAACCCTTGAGACCGAAGCTATGTTGAAAGAGAGAGGAGCCAGTGGCCTCACCGTCCGGGCCAGGATGCTCCTGCGGGTGGTGGGGTGGTGCGGGGCCTGGGGCCCTGTGCCCTCCTGGTCGAGGCGGGCGGGGAAGGGATGGAGCAGACTTCCTGAGCCTTGCCCGGGCGCCGCCTCACCGCAGCCTCTGCGTGGCTCTCCCCTAGGCCAGCGGCTGGGAGCCCAGGCCCTCCCGGCCCCCTGGGAGCGGAGCCCGCCGTGCGCCCCCCAGCGCCACCTGATGCCCGCCCGCCGGGGCGCGGACCTGCCCGCCTACAACTGGAACGTCTTCGGCCTGCGCTACGGCAGGCGGCGGGCCGCGACCCCGGGGCTGCGCGGGGGAACCCCAAGCCCCAGGCTCAGGGTCCCggtgggctggggcctggggctgcggTCCTGA